One Oleidesulfovibrio alaskensis DSM 16109 genomic region harbors:
- a CDS encoding UbiD family decarboxylase, with protein sequence MRYRNMTMLLEDLERHGQLIRVDAEVDPYLEIAAIQRRAYRAGAPAMLFTRVKGTRFPMVANLFGTMDRTRFIFRSSLRALEGLFRLKVDPFDFFKHPWRYAGVPRALFSAMPRTVKKGSVFENTAAVSELPQLVSWPRDGGGYVTLPQVYTESPEHPGYKHSNMGMYRVQLTGPHYEKDREVGLHYQIHRGIGYHHAQALRVGESLKVNIFVGGPPAMTLAAVMPLPDDIPEVVFAGALAGFRIPMVRRGGDLPVLADADFCISGTIMPYQKPEGPFGDHLGYYSLEHDFPVLRVDNVWHRNGAVWPFTTVGRPPQEDTVFGDFIHELTAAMVPQVFSGVHEIQAVDAAGVHPLLLAIGSERYVPWASERQPQELITSGMALLGSTQTSLSKYVMITAREDAPALTTHDYDGFFKHMLERTDFGRDLHFITRTTIDTLDYTGISLNQGSKLVWTACGEKKRALAHHLPADLTLPAGFGDARLFGRGIVVLRGPAHTAARDEHDEAMFRLAEHLGGIGGLEGTPLFVVADDAAFTAEDWTNFLWVTFTRSDPATDMYGAGAFTHCKHWGCRGPLIIDARLKSFHAPALETDPDVERRVDELGAPGGPLHGFV encoded by the coding sequence GTGCGTTACCGCAACATGACCATGCTTCTGGAAGACCTTGAGCGCCACGGGCAGCTTATCCGTGTGGATGCCGAGGTGGACCCATACCTTGAAATTGCCGCCATCCAGCGTCGTGCGTATCGCGCGGGCGCACCGGCAATGCTGTTTACCCGTGTGAAAGGCACGCGTTTTCCCATGGTTGCCAACCTGTTCGGCACCATGGACCGCACGCGGTTCATTTTCCGCTCTTCGCTGCGTGCGCTGGAAGGACTGTTCCGGCTCAAGGTTGATCCGTTCGACTTTTTCAAACATCCCTGGCGCTATGCCGGGGTTCCCCGTGCACTTTTCAGCGCCATGCCGCGCACGGTGAAAAAAGGTTCTGTTTTTGAAAACACCGCTGCCGTCAGCGAACTGCCGCAGCTTGTCTCGTGGCCGCGTGACGGCGGCGGGTATGTGACGCTGCCGCAGGTGTATACAGAAAGCCCCGAGCATCCGGGGTACAAACATTCCAATATGGGAATGTACCGCGTGCAGCTTACCGGCCCGCACTATGAAAAAGACAGGGAAGTGGGGCTGCACTACCAGATACACCGGGGCATTGGGTACCACCACGCGCAGGCACTGCGTGTGGGCGAGTCGCTGAAAGTCAATATCTTTGTGGGTGGCCCCCCGGCCATGACTCTGGCCGCGGTGATGCCTCTGCCCGATGATATTCCTGAAGTGGTTTTTGCCGGTGCGCTGGCCGGGTTCCGTATTCCCATGGTGCGGCGCGGGGGTGACCTGCCCGTGCTGGCAGACGCCGATTTCTGCATCAGCGGCACCATAATGCCGTATCAGAAGCCGGAAGGGCCTTTCGGGGATCATCTGGGGTATTACAGTCTGGAGCACGATTTTCCCGTGCTGCGCGTGGATAATGTCTGGCACCGTAACGGCGCTGTCTGGCCGTTTACCACTGTGGGACGCCCCCCGCAGGAAGATACCGTTTTCGGCGATTTTATCCACGAGCTGACTGCGGCCATGGTGCCGCAGGTGTTCAGCGGGGTGCACGAGATACAGGCGGTTGACGCCGCGGGTGTGCATCCGCTGTTGCTGGCCATAGGCAGCGAACGTTATGTACCCTGGGCCAGCGAACGCCAGCCGCAGGAACTTATCACATCGGGCATGGCGCTGCTGGGCAGCACCCAGACCTCGCTTTCCAAGTATGTGATGATCACCGCGCGCGAAGACGCTCCCGCGCTGACAACTCATGACTACGACGGGTTCTTCAAGCATATGTTGGAGCGTACCGATTTTGGCCGTGACCTGCATTTTATCACGCGTACCACGATAGATACGCTGGATTACACCGGTATCAGCCTTAATCAGGGTTCCAAACTTGTCTGGACAGCCTGTGGCGAGAAAAAGCGCGCCCTTGCCCACCATCTGCCTGCGGATCTTACTCTGCCTGCGGGGTTTGGTGATGCGCGGCTGTTCGGGCGGGGTATTGTGGTGCTCAGAGGACCGGCGCATACGGCAGCGCGTGACGAACATGACGAGGCCATGTTCCGGCTTGCCGAGCACCTCGGCGGTATCGGCGGGCTGGAAGGAACACCGCTTTTTGTGGTGGCGGACGATGCCGCTTTTACGGCAGAGGACTGGACGAACTTCCTGTGGGTCACGTTCACCCGCTCTGATCCCGCAACGGATATGTACGGTGCAGGCGCCTTTACCCATTGCAAGCACTGGGGATGCCGCGGGCCGCTCATCATTGACGCCCGGCTGAAATCGTTCCATGCCCCTGCGCTGGAGACAGACCCTGATGTGGAACGCAGGGTGGACGAACTGGGTGCCCCCGGGGGGCCGCTGCACGGATTTGTGTAA
- a CDS encoding methyl-accepting chemotaxis protein: protein MTIKVRLIAGLGVLVFLTVLLGGVGIFALEQGKKDLSHLIDEQVELRDMADAIRYGAAQHRRFEKDLFLNIGDRERQQRYLARFREASAALGADIERLGRIVSASSAMSEHRRLPDVLKQAHADYVRAFESLAAETMDDPDLTPQEANRRFGSAKEHIYLLESTTDEIVRLVTHGLDSYIELILSRNNTLRLLMICLTVFVAAAGAGAARWLFRSVEVPLAAVIEHTEQVADGRLDHRSTYRFSGEMQTLFGAVERMVQSIKERILHNQAIINGVPDPIIVTDAGCMITSVNAAALELLGKDEKTLAGQALTSVLGRDFHGGESPVETIARSGAAGHALTFAHASGGQERYYHARAVKLADGGGHVYGYMEVLQDITSVKAGELNALRQSERLAGIARKAEGIAANVAEASGILEEQVTEAARGADQQQQRSSESATAMEEMNATVREVAQNASDTHLMTEDVRRKASHGAELVDGVVRAVDGLERQSLELRTEMEQLGAKAADTGKVLGVITDIADQTNLLALNAAIEAARAGDAGRGFAVVADEVRKLAEKTMQATGEVEQVIMGIQQYTARSVQATETAVRAVSESRGLAGEAGRMLHEIVGAVHTASDQVNSIATAAEEQAATSEEINRIIMEVNEISDDTAQRMAEAEHAVRSLSGEAAALRALIDSMHDET, encoded by the coding sequence ATGACAATTAAGGTAAGGCTGATTGCAGGACTGGGTGTGCTTGTTTTTCTGACAGTTCTGCTGGGCGGTGTGGGTATATTCGCGCTGGAGCAGGGTAAAAAGGATCTCAGCCATCTGATAGACGAACAGGTGGAGCTGCGTGACATGGCGGATGCCATACGCTATGGCGCGGCGCAGCACCGCAGGTTTGAAAAAGACCTGTTTCTGAACATCGGCGACAGAGAGCGGCAACAGCGTTATCTTGCCCGTTTCCGCGAGGCTTCGGCCGCGCTCGGCGCAGATATTGAGCGTCTGGGCCGCATAGTTTCCGCCAGCAGTGCCATGAGCGAACACCGGAGACTGCCGGATGTGCTGAAACAGGCGCACGCGGACTATGTGCGGGCATTTGAATCGCTGGCCGCGGAAACCATGGATGACCCTGACCTGACTCCGCAGGAAGCCAACAGGCGGTTCGGCTCGGCCAAGGAGCATATCTACCTGCTGGAAAGTACAACAGATGAAATTGTCCGGCTGGTGACACACGGCCTGGACAGTTACATTGAGCTTATTCTCAGCCGTAACAATACATTGCGCCTGTTGATGATCTGCCTGACGGTGTTTGTGGCTGCGGCGGGAGCGGGGGCGGCCCGCTGGCTGTTCCGTTCTGTGGAGGTTCCGCTCGCGGCTGTTATAGAACATACGGAACAGGTGGCCGACGGCAGGCTGGATCATCGCAGCACATACCGTTTTTCCGGTGAAATGCAGACGCTTTTCGGTGCTGTGGAACGCATGGTGCAGTCCATCAAAGAACGAATTCTGCATAATCAGGCTATCATTAACGGTGTACCCGATCCTATTATCGTGACGGATGCCGGCTGTATGATAACCTCGGTGAATGCTGCCGCACTGGAGCTTCTGGGCAAGGATGAAAAGACGCTGGCAGGGCAGGCGCTGACTTCTGTGCTGGGGCGCGATTTTCACGGTGGCGAGTCTCCGGTGGAAACCATTGCCCGCAGCGGCGCAGCGGGGCACGCCCTCACGTTTGCCCATGCTTCGGGAGGGCAGGAGCGGTATTACCATGCGCGGGCCGTGAAGCTGGCGGACGGCGGGGGGCATGTGTACGGCTATATGGAGGTTCTGCAGGATATCACATCAGTCAAGGCGGGCGAGCTGAACGCTCTGCGTCAGTCCGAGCGTCTGGCGGGAATTGCACGCAAGGCTGAAGGAATTGCTGCCAATGTGGCCGAGGCTTCCGGAATTTTGGAAGAGCAGGTTACCGAGGCTGCCCGGGGTGCCGACCAGCAGCAGCAGCGCAGTTCGGAGTCGGCCACAGCCATGGAAGAGATGAACGCCACGGTACGGGAAGTGGCGCAGAATGCTTCGGATACGCATCTGATGACCGAAGACGTGCGCCGCAAGGCGTCGCATGGTGCCGAACTGGTTGACGGCGTGGTGCGTGCGGTGGACGGGCTGGAACGTCAGTCGCTTGAACTGCGTACGGAAATGGAGCAGCTGGGGGCCAAAGCGGCGGATACAGGCAAGGTGCTGGGAGTGATAACGGATATTGCGGACCAGACAAACCTGCTCGCCCTTAATGCGGCCATAGAGGCCGCCCGTGCCGGAGATGCCGGAAGAGGGTTTGCCGTAGTTGCCGACGAGGTGCGCAAGCTGGCGGAAAAAACCATGCAGGCCACCGGTGAGGTGGAGCAGGTCATCATGGGTATTCAGCAGTACACCGCGCGCAGTGTGCAGGCTACGGAAACCGCAGTACGCGCCGTAAGCGAAAGCCGCGGGCTGGCCGGAGAAGCAGGACGTATGCTGCACGAAATAGTGGGTGCGGTGCATACTGCCAGCGATCAGGTAAATTCCATTGCCACCGCAGCGGAAGAACAGGCCGCCACCAGTGAGGAAATTAACAGGATAATTATGGAAGTAAATGAAATTTCTGATGATACGGCACAGCGGATGGCCGAGGCGGAGCATGCTGTGCGCAGCCTTTCCGGCGAGGCTGCCGCTTTGCGGGCTCTCATTGATTCCATGCATGACGAAACCTAG
- a CDS encoding rubrerythrin family protein, which translates to MSKTMENLMAAFAGESQANRKYLAFAKQAEKEGHHQVARLFRAAADAETIHAHGHLRNAGKIGTTAENLKAAIEGETYEFEKMYPVMIEEAEAEGEKVAARYFGFANKAEEVHANLYKKMLAALESPEEVDYYNCSVCGYTHEGPFDGDKCPICGAASKAFYKVD; encoded by the coding sequence ATGTCCAAGACCATGGAAAATCTGATGGCTGCTTTTGCCGGTGAATCTCAGGCCAACCGCAAGTACCTTGCCTTTGCCAAGCAGGCAGAAAAGGAAGGCCACCATCAGGTTGCCAGACTGTTCCGCGCTGCCGCCGATGCCGAGACCATTCATGCTCACGGTCATCTGCGCAATGCCGGTAAAATAGGCACCACAGCCGAAAACCTGAAGGCCGCCATTGAAGGCGAGACCTATGAATTTGAAAAGATGTACCCCGTGATGATTGAAGAAGCCGAAGCCGAGGGCGAAAAGGTTGCAGCACGGTATTTCGGGTTTGCCAACAAGGCGGAAGAAGTGCACGCCAATCTGTACAAGAAGATGCTTGCAGCGCTGGAAAGCCCCGAAGAAGTTGACTACTACAACTGTTCCGTGTGCGGATACACCCACGAAGGTCCTTTTGACGGCGATAAGTGCCCCATCTGCGGCGCCGCCTCCAAGGCTTTCTACAAGGTAGATTAA
- a CDS encoding type IA DNA topoisomerase gives MSKILIIAEKPSVAREIAPLVGAVSRRDGFLEGPTHIVSWAVGHLVNIAEPEEQDEAWGGRWALEQLPMIPRQFRLTVLPEARRQYETVRRLMHRDDVAHVVNATDAGREGELIFRRIQLHAGCTKPVQRMWANDMTEEGLRRSLGNLLEDAAKRNLGLAAFARAEADWLIGMNLSRLFTLKAGSLISVGRVQTPVLKLICDRRAEIEHFVPSDFWTVEARFGRSAPCNAGGAAAAAGSAAPVCLSAGAADAQGAEKHPPQAAAATAGQASCPPDENADARGTGTETPADDVFSAVWHLPPDFKETRLERQDDAEAVIGRCQGGTGVVDATENRKGSQKPPLPFDLTTLQREANSRFGYSAKETLAIAQALYEQRKLITYPRTDSRYLTRDLFKEILKHFRAVYHLYPQETVPAVERVKAGCKFDCVNDKKVTDHHAIIPTAAKGRPDALSAEERNVYDMVCRRFVAAFSAPASFMSSTVRVLSGEDVFVARGKVFKDIGWLAVEPWRTAEDNPLPALRKGTRLHVHEVSAVRRQTKAPAHFTDASLLAAMETAGRLVDDEELRNAMKERGLGTPATRAQIIETLLARGYVEKKGKRLIATDSGMQAAALVSSMLPDMASAELTGLWEKKLKDIEAGNNTYPLFMQEIRTMLAQSVESIKPRNVKNILVETAARLASRELDGKCPLCGAEVEERDKGFGCSRWKRADGGCPFMIWRTFMGTQIDAGMVRELLETGFTSQELQLTSRGGNTFSARLRLEQGRVRPDLPEKHARASGGAAPSAGVDMHDPAENPFFADENPFPPEMP, from the coding sequence ATGTCTAAAATACTTATTATTGCAGAAAAACCATCCGTAGCGCGGGAAATTGCACCGCTGGTCGGTGCCGTTTCCAGACGTGACGGCTTTCTGGAAGGCCCGACGCATATCGTCAGCTGGGCGGTGGGGCATCTGGTTAACATAGCCGAGCCGGAAGAACAGGACGAAGCATGGGGCGGACGCTGGGCGCTGGAACAGCTGCCCATGATTCCCCGGCAGTTTCGACTGACCGTGCTGCCCGAAGCCCGCAGACAGTATGAAACCGTGCGGCGGCTCATGCATCGCGATGATGTGGCGCATGTGGTTAACGCCACCGACGCCGGACGGGAGGGTGAGCTTATTTTCCGGCGCATCCAGCTGCACGCCGGCTGCACAAAGCCTGTGCAGCGCATGTGGGCCAACGATATGACGGAAGAAGGGCTGCGCCGCAGTCTGGGCAACCTGCTGGAGGATGCCGCCAAGCGTAATCTGGGGCTTGCGGCCTTTGCACGGGCCGAGGCGGACTGGCTTATCGGTATGAATCTTTCGCGCCTGTTCACGCTGAAGGCCGGTTCACTTATTTCTGTCGGTCGTGTGCAGACGCCGGTGCTCAAGCTTATCTGTGACCGGCGTGCGGAAATAGAACATTTTGTTCCTTCTGATTTCTGGACGGTGGAGGCCCGTTTCGGCCGCAGCGCACCCTGTAATGCCGGTGGTGCCGCAGCTGCGGCCGGTTCCGCCGCGCCGGTGTGTTTGTCTGCCGGGGCGGCGGACGCGCAAGGAGCGGAAAAACACCCCCCGCAGGCCGCTGCGGCAACTGCCGGTCAGGCATCATGCCCGCCGGATGAGAACGCGGATGCCCGAGGCACGGGAACGGAGACACCGGCTGATGATGTGTTCAGTGCCGTGTGGCACCTGCCGCCGGACTTCAAGGAAACACGTCTGGAGCGGCAGGATGATGCCGAAGCAGTCATCGGTCGTTGTCAGGGCGGTACAGGCGTGGTGGACGCCACGGAAAACCGCAAGGGTTCTCAGAAACCTCCGCTCCCCTTCGACCTGACTACCCTGCAGCGCGAAGCGAACTCGCGTTTCGGCTATTCAGCCAAGGAAACACTGGCCATAGCGCAGGCTCTGTACGAACAGCGCAAGCTCATCACTTATCCCAGAACTGATTCGCGATACCTTACCCGTGATTTGTTCAAGGAAATTTTAAAGCATTTCAGAGCGGTATATCATCTGTACCCGCAGGAGACGGTTCCGGCAGTGGAGCGTGTCAAAGCGGGGTGCAAGTTTGACTGTGTCAATGACAAAAAAGTCACCGATCACCACGCCATCATTCCCACCGCTGCCAAAGGCAGGCCTGATGCGCTTTCTGCCGAAGAACGTAATGTTTACGACATGGTCTGCCGCCGTTTTGTGGCCGCGTTCAGCGCTCCGGCCAGTTTCATGTCATCCACGGTACGGGTGCTCTCCGGTGAAGATGTTTTTGTAGCGCGGGGAAAAGTATTCAAGGATATCGGCTGGCTGGCTGTGGAACCGTGGCGCACGGCCGAGGACAACCCGTTGCCCGCACTGCGCAAGGGGACACGGCTGCATGTGCATGAAGTTTCGGCTGTCAGACGGCAGACAAAAGCTCCGGCGCATTTTACCGATGCTTCGCTGCTTGCCGCCATGGAAACCGCGGGGCGGCTGGTGGATGACGAAGAGCTGCGCAATGCCATGAAGGAGCGCGGGCTGGGCACTCCGGCCACAAGGGCACAGATTATTGAAACCCTGCTGGCGCGGGGATATGTGGAAAAGAAAGGCAAAAGGCTGATTGCCACCGATTCCGGCATGCAGGCCGCGGCGCTGGTCTCTTCCATGCTGCCTGATATGGCCTCGGCGGAACTGACCGGTCTCTGGGAAAAAAAGCTCAAAGATATCGAAGCGGGAAATAATACATACCCTTTGTTCATGCAGGAAATCAGAACCATGCTGGCGCAGAGTGTTGAAAGCATAAAGCCCCGCAATGTCAAAAACATACTGGTAGAAACCGCTGCGCGTCTGGCCTCGCGCGAGCTGGACGGTAAATGCCCGTTGTGCGGGGCAGAAGTGGAAGAGCGGGACAAAGGCTTCGGGTGCAGCCGCTGGAAACGCGCTGACGGCGGGTGTCCCTTTATGATCTGGCGGACATTTATGGGTACGCAGATTGATGCGGGTATGGTACGCGAGCTGCTGGAGACGGGCTTCACCAGTCAGGAACTGCAGCTTACTTCCCGCGGCGGCAATACTTTTTCGGCACGGCTCAGACTGGAGCAGGGAAGAGTGCGCCCCGACCTGCCGGAAAAACATGCCCGTGCGTCCGGCGGCGCTGCACCGTCTGCCGGTGTGGACATGCACGACCCTGCCGAAAATCCTTTTTTCGCGGATGAAAATCCGTTTCCGCCGGAAATGCCCTGA
- a CDS encoding YigZ family protein, with amino-acid sequence MNQRYPVPAVAVHTVQDTIKRSLFIAYLAHAPCPDSAREFIDSIRTRHADATHNCWAFMCGAPGDTARVGMSDDGEPHGTAGRPMLNVLLHGGVGEIAVVVTRYFGGTKLGTGGLVRAYGGMVSLGLESLPVREKIFPAHLNIIMEYTHVTVFKRLIEEHEAVVTHEEYAADAGFTITLPQENVAALRQALTELTNGTVLIEKAGEPA; translated from the coding sequence ATGAATCAGCGCTATCCTGTGCCCGCGGTGGCAGTGCATACCGTGCAGGACACCATTAAACGCAGTCTGTTTATTGCCTATCTGGCCCATGCCCCGTGTCCGGATTCGGCCAGAGAGTTCATTGACAGCATCCGCACCCGCCATGCCGATGCCACCCACAACTGCTGGGCTTTCATGTGCGGCGCGCCGGGTGACACCGCCCGCGTGGGCATGAGCGACGACGGAGAACCTCACGGCACTGCAGGACGCCCCATGCTCAATGTGCTGCTGCATGGCGGCGTGGGAGAAATCGCCGTGGTGGTCACGCGGTACTTCGGCGGTACCAAACTGGGCACAGGGGGGCTGGTACGCGCATACGGTGGCATGGTTTCGCTGGGACTGGAAAGCCTGCCCGTGCGTGAAAAAATTTTTCCCGCCCATCTGAATATAATTATGGAATACACTCATGTGACCGTTTTTAAACGGTTGATTGAAGAACACGAGGCCGTAGTGACGCACGAAGAATACGCCGCTGATGCAGGTTTTACCATAACCCTGCCGCAGGAGAACGTAGCCGCTCTGCGACAGGCACTGACAGAGCTCACCAACGGCACAGTGCTTATAGAAAAAGCCGGAGAGCCGGCCTGA
- a CDS encoding UTP--glucose-1-phosphate uridylyltransferase, which produces MRVFPSGTMTEQQTPAADDSPRAGNGQTAFAPFARKMRLHGLSEGLIRLFNSYYDEIVARHTGYLHEAELLPVSAADLPHVDSLESFREAGRQAARQAVVIKLNGGLGTSMGMTHAKSLIPVFGEMRFLDIIMQQALLQQKECGGPLPLALMNSFSTHEETLQALADIREEDCRQCTPVCFVQHKFPKVSRRTLQPVSYPQSPDMEWNPPGHGDLYASLVTSGVLDDLLSHGRRYAFVSNSDNLGAVLDMRILGYMAGNELPFIMEVAPRTASDKKGGHLAQHRDGGLILRELAQCPPDETDAFQDIRRYGLFNTNNLWVDLHALKKRIEKEGLLRLPVILNPKTVNPRDKSSEPVWQVETAMGAGISMFTGAQAVVVNRDRFIPVKKCSDLLAVMSDCFALNQGTVSFSPECRYPTPQVTLDDRYYDHYDKLLQRIPYGPPSLKECSSLTIKGDVTFGRNVVIRGDTTITTGGTAHIPDNTELEGEVIL; this is translated from the coding sequence ATGCGGGTTTTTCCATCCGGTACCATGACAGAACAACAGACACCTGCTGCAGACGACAGCCCCCGCGCCGGTAACGGCCAGACGGCTTTTGCCCCTTTTGCCCGCAAAATGCGGCTGCATGGCCTATCCGAAGGGCTGATACGCCTTTTTAACAGTTACTACGACGAAATCGTGGCCCGCCACACCGGCTATCTGCACGAAGCGGAACTGCTGCCTGTCTCCGCTGCCGACCTGCCTCATGTCGATTCGCTGGAGTCCTTCCGCGAAGCAGGCAGACAGGCGGCGCGTCAGGCTGTGGTTATCAAGCTGAACGGCGGACTGGGTACCAGCATGGGCATGACCCATGCAAAATCGCTTATACCCGTTTTCGGCGAGATGCGCTTTCTGGATATTATTATGCAGCAGGCCCTGCTGCAGCAAAAAGAGTGCGGCGGCCCGCTGCCGCTTGCTCTCATGAACAGCTTCAGCACGCACGAAGAAACTCTGCAGGCACTTGCCGACATACGCGAAGAAGACTGCCGCCAGTGCACACCGGTATGCTTTGTGCAGCACAAATTTCCCAAGGTTTCACGCCGTACGCTGCAGCCTGTGTCGTACCCGCAAAGTCCGGACATGGAATGGAACCCGCCCGGACACGGCGACCTGTATGCTTCGCTGGTCACTTCAGGCGTGCTGGACGATCTGCTCTCCCACGGGCGCCGCTATGCCTTTGTCTCCAACTCCGACAATCTGGGTGCCGTGCTGGATATGCGTATTCTCGGATACATGGCCGGCAACGAGTTGCCCTTTATCATGGAGGTGGCTCCGCGCACAGCTTCTGACAAAAAGGGCGGTCATCTGGCGCAACACCGCGACGGCGGTCTGATACTGCGCGAACTGGCGCAGTGCCCCCCCGATGAAACCGACGCCTTTCAGGATATCCGCCGTTACGGACTTTTCAATACCAACAACCTGTGGGTCGACCTGCACGCGCTTAAAAAACGCATTGAAAAAGAGGGACTCCTGCGTCTGCCGGTCATCCTCAATCCCAAAACGGTGAACCCGCGGGACAAAAGCTCGGAACCGGTCTGGCAGGTGGAAACAGCCATGGGAGCGGGTATTTCCATGTTTACCGGTGCGCAGGCCGTAGTGGTCAACCGTGACAGATTCATCCCCGTCAAAAAATGTTCCGACCTGCTGGCCGTCATGTCCGACTGCTTCGCGCTGAATCAGGGCACGGTGAGCTTCAGTCCGGAATGCCGCTACCCCACCCCGCAGGTCACTCTGGACGACAGGTACTACGACCATTACGACAAACTGCTGCAGCGCATTCCATATGGTCCGCCTTCGCTGAAAGAGTGCAGCAGTCTGACCATAAAAGGCGATGTGACCTTTGGCAGAAACGTGGTTATCCGCGGCGACACAACCATCACAACCGGCGGAACCGCACATATTCCGGACAATACGGAACTTGAAGGCGAAGTAATACTGTAG